GAGCAATTACAGAAGGACAATGGTCCTCCACGTCCCATTCTGTTTCTTTACTGCTCTTTTAGTTATAGAATCTGTGATCTCCTTTCCTTTGAGGGCTATCTACTTATTTTATGATTagtccccgagggttagctcaagtggtaagagttaggggacataagggttgggtgggatgaagggtgaagggtccagggtaGGAGTGactaatttacttttttttttgacaaagaCTAAtgtactaacaactaacattttgtctaaaaaaaaaacttattttataTGATTAGTAATTAGAaatgaaataattaatttctgTTATATGAATATTTCAATATCTTCTTTCTATTACCTTTGAGGTCTATCTACTTATTTTATGATTAGTAATTAGAaatgaaataattattttctgtTCAAGGAATATGAATATTTCAATATTTTCTTTCTATTGATATTGACTATTGACTATTGACTTGTCGAACAAGAAATTATCCTTCTCTTCTATAACCTCAAATATCACCCGTTCTATTATACTAGGATAGGTTTACAGATTTTTCAATCAAAAGCTGCTGCAATGAGATCCTGCGGTGATGCTATTGCTACAATCAATTCCCGCCTTTCAAAAAAGGTATTTCTTATTGGGCTTTGActgttattaattattattagtatATATTGCTTTAATGGTTATTTGCCATAATTTTATAGGTAGCAACAGAATAGGAAACTCCTTGATTCAGTTACCAGTCCAAATTGACAATCATGTTATGTTAATGACTTCCAATTATATTTAATTCAGAATTTGAACTACATACAAAGTCTGATACACTAACACCGCTTACAtccaattaatattatttactgCATTAGAGTTAAAACCATTTTGGGAATGTTTGTTTAGGCAAAGATCATGCAATAATCGGTGCCAGCTTAGTCACCTTGTTTCAATCCTTTGCCATgataattcaaattcaaataaataACATAATATCAAATGCCTGAGATTCTTTCCTTATTCGTGAGATATGATCTTATTAATACAAATCTTCAATGAATAACATTGCTCATACCCCTCTTTTCATCAATCAAACCCACTCCAAACTCATCTCTTCATCACTTCTTCTCCTGTGTACCATGGCAGCCTCCGAAGGTTCTAGCATCTCTGCCACCTCAGAAGGAGGCGTCCGAAATgaagacaacaacaacaacaacaaggtGCTGAaaatgaaggagaaggaagacGAGGAGGGTTCCAACGGATCAAGTTCCCAGAATGTTCTTGATTTCGTGAATCTCTCCAAAGATGATTCTGTTTGTGGGTCGGTGCAAGAGCTTGATTTTTTCAACTTGGGGAAAACCGCGGtgggttcatcatcatcaagccGGGCTAATAACAATGACATCAACGACGGTGAAGGCAGAGACGAGGAGAAAACCTCTGAATCGAAGACTTTCTCTTGTAACTTTTGCAAGAGGCAGTTTTCTTCGTCACAAGCCCTCGGAGGACATCAGAATGCCCACAAGCCTGAACGCGCACTTGCAAAGCGTAGACAAGAGCTTCACAACGCTGGTGCTTTTTGCCACCCTCATTTTCCTTATTACACTTATCCTAGTCTCTCAACATCCCCTTATTATGGATCTTATAGCAAAGCACTTGGGATTAGGAGGGATTCCATGATTCACAAGCCAGCCTATCCTCTCACCCCACCTGGCTTCAGGTTTGGTCAAGGTGCTTCTGCTTGGTCATCAATGCAAGACATGTTGAACATTTCTTCTCTTGATAGATTGAGGATGGGTCCTGGTTTGAATCCAAATATTGGAGTTGGGATTCTAGGAAATGGAGGTTCAATTAGTGCACCACCACCTTTGAAGGTAGAAGATGAGGGTAGTAGAACTGCTGGAACCACTCTCCAATTTGGAGAATCTTCTGCAAATGCTGCTGCAAGGTCAAACACAACCCTGGACAAGTCAACTCTGGTTACCACTGGTGAACATCATCAGTCCAACGTTGAAGAACCTGACCCTTCTGGGCTTGATTTGTCTCTTAAACTTTAAAGTTATTAACTGTTATCAATTTTCTTTGTGATTGCTACACTCCAGTTTGAGTTTTTgcgtattttatgtttttttattagcTGTCAAATTCTATAATTTGAAATGCCATTTTTAGAGTTAATCGCAGGCATATTTTGTTTCCCTTTTCCCCTTATATAGATGGCTgatatgatatttttatttaggGAAATTTGTGAGCTTTGGTATCCTTTAAAACTATATTGAGATGTAAATTTGGTATATTGAATAAAGGGTAATGGTTTTCATTCTGCAGTCAAGTCAAGGAGTGAATATTAGGCCAAAGATAAAGTCATATCTATTATATATGAACTCCTTTTGCTAATGTAAAAATACGATatattatttaaacaaaattattttcatagtttagaaaatattttatagGGGGATGTAAATTTGGTATATTGAATAGAGGGTAATGATTTTCATTCTGCTGTCAAGTCAAATCAAGGAGTGAATATTAGGCCAAAAATAAAGTCATATCCTATTATATATGAACTCCTTTTGCTAATGTAAAAATACGATatattatttaaacaaaattattttcatagtttagaaaatattttatattgggATTGGGATGTATATTGGGTATATTGATTAGAGGGTAATGATTTTCATTCTGCAGTCAAGTCAAATCAAGGAGTGAATATTAGGCCAAAATTAAAGTCATATCCTATTATATATGAACTCCTTTTGCTAATGTAAAAATACGataaattatttaaacaaaataattttcataGTTTAGAAAGTATTTTATACTGTGATTTGAGATACTTATAATGAGAGATTATTTCATTTGAATATTTTACTAGTCTGTATTTTATGAGATAATTTCTCGagattattttttgttacaagagaaaaattaacagtaaaatagaaaaactagCTAATAGCATTCAAGTACAACAACGCCGAAACAAAAGGAAGGGGGCCCAAAAATCAGACATATAATTTTTGAGTtccaaaaatgaaaatagaaatttATTTTGTAAGAATGAAAAAGACTCATTATGCTGGGAATTGGGACTGAAGTTAAacaagtttattttttttttagcaTTATAAGTTAAACAACTTGACAAGAAGTTACTAAACAACTCGTCAAGACTGTCATTACGGCTAATTTTAATAATGCaaaaactagttttttttttggaaagaaaTTGCATTTTAAATTTCTAATACAATATAAATATACTTTCATTTCCATAAAAATAATTGTCATTTATTTGGCGAtgcatcaaaaaaaaattgtcatttacggtatattttca
This is a stretch of genomic DNA from Lotus japonicus ecotype B-129 chromosome 1, LjGifu_v1.2. It encodes these proteins:
- the LOC130729979 gene encoding uncharacterized protein LOC130729979 isoform X2, with the translated sequence MYAEPFERNLPCTRCFWDCSVLGMSHFLDILPELSYLILKLWRSLPHIFNRIGLQIFQSKAAAMRSCGDAIATINSRLSKKPPKVLASLPPQKEASEMKTTTTTTRC
- the LOC130729979 gene encoding uncharacterized protein LOC130729979 isoform X3; the encoded protein is MQNHLKEIYLAPGASGTVQCLECLISWISCLSCPTLFSSSGEVCPTYSTGLQIFQSKAAAMRSCGDAIATINSRLSKKPPKVLASLPPQKEASEMKTTTTTTRC
- the LOC130729979 gene encoding zinc finger protein 6-like isoform X1 encodes the protein MKEKEDEEGSNGSSSQNVLDFVNLSKDDSVCGSVQELDFFNLGKTAVGSSSSSRANNNDINDGEGRDEEKTSESKTFSCNFCKRQFSSSQALGGHQNAHKPERALAKRRQELHNAGAFCHPHFPYYTYPSLSTSPYYGSYSKALGIRRDSMIHKPAYPLTPPGFRFGQGASAWSSMQDMLNISSLDRLRMGPGLNPNIGVGILGNGGSISAPPPLKVEDEGSRTAGTTLQFGESSANAAARSNTTLDKSTLVTTGEHHQSNVEEPDPSGLDLSLKL